The stretch of DNA TCTGATTGGTCCGCTGAACTCCATCATGTCCTGCTTCCCTGCCTGCTGTAGTGCCACATTCCAATAGTTTTCACCTTCACTGCTCTGcaccttttgtttgtattgacaTGCACATTTCAATTCTTTTGCACCTTGTTTTGTAccatttgtttgagaaaataaaacaagtacgTTTTGTAAAAACATGACTGTTTATTAACAATGCCACAAATAAGGTTTTTGAAAAGGCTTGTCAGTGCAGTtaacaatatgataataatatataattaagTTGCCATTTAATTGAGTTGCCGGGGAACAGACTGACAGGACGCAGAAGCAGGAAAGGCTGATCCATGTTTCACCTGTCAGCCTGTGTGCATTTTCACACCTTGAAAAAGACTGTCTAGTATTATCTGACTGGATATGATAGGGAAGGCTGGGTCATGGAATTGTGGAATGGTGtgaacatttaaacacagggaTTCAAGAGCCGTTTAACCATTTATTGAGCACTGGATGACAGGggggagatggatggatggatgatctGTACAAAATAACAAAGGTTCAATGCATTGCTACACACACTAATTAAattcaatttgaaataaatatgcTTACATTTTAATGCATCCACAATGAAAGGGGAGGCCTGGGCTTTCTTTATCATAACCCTCAGGAGTCTAATCTCAAACAAAGAAATCAGCAATAAATAACAGATACAGTTATATAAACTTAAAACTTGAATTCTTAATCATTATACTCACAGTAATTCACTCTTTTGAGGACAAACAAAGTGTATGTGGCTCCAGTTTGCCCAATTTACCCAGACTCTGTAAATAatatgaacaacaaataaaatggaagTACAAACTCAGACCCTTTAACACAGGAAGAAAACTAGGGTTTAACATCAACTgaagaacaacaaaatgcacaaacatactGTGTGGCAGCAAGGCATGGCTCAAACAAAGGGATCCTACCTGCACACACCTCTCCTTAAATTACCTCTCCTGTGTAGCTCCTCCCAGTGCACAGCCAGGTGAAACACCCCTCCCCAAACAGACAACACCAGCTTGAGATTCTTGAACACACCTTAACGTGATTATTTCATTCGGGCTTCATCTGCCCGATTTGTTATTAATCGTTATACCCGGGAAATGATATTATGCATTACGCATTTTGAATACAGATGTGTGATCGAGTCACCGCACTAAAAGGCGAGTCACGTCAGTGagcgttttattttgaaggccaTTACCGGAAACGGTGTGTTGTATTGTGAAGAGCTTGACGCTGTGTCGCGCTGGCTCCGgtccgcagagagagagagagagagagagagggagagagagagagagagagagagagagagagagagagagactttctCAGGAACTTTTTTCAGGTTTGTAAAGTTTTGACTCTGAGTGGAATGTGCCGGTCGGTTGTTTTCTGAGCTCCCCGTTTTTAacgtcagacagacagacagacagacagacagacgggcaggcaggcaggcagacagacagacagacgggtgggcagacagacagacagacagacgggcaggcaggcaggcagacagacagacagacgggtgggcagacagacagacagacagacagacgggcaggcaggcaggcagacagacagacagacaggcaggcagacgggtgggcaggcagacagacgggtgggcaggcagacagacagatagacagacgggcaggcagacagacagacaccggGCAGTCCTGTCCCGGTGACCGGTGCAGTTTAGCGCTCAGACTCGGGACAGGGGTCCGGggctggctctctctctccggaTGCTCTCGGTGAAGATGCGGGCGGGGTGGGCGCTGCTCCTCGGGCTGAGCGTCTGCCTGAGCGGCCACACCTGCCGCGGCTTCCCCAACAAGCTGCCCGAGCACAGCGACCCCCCGCCGGACCCGCTGCTGGACTACGACCGGCTGGACGAGGAGTTCGCCGCGCGGAACGGGACGGGCTGCGGGCCGTGCGAGCCCGAGCTGTGCCCCGCGGCCCGGGGCTGCCGGGCCGGCCTGGTGCTGGACGCCTGCGGCTGCTGCAAGGAGTGCGGCAACCTGGAGGGCCAGGCCTGCGACCCGGGGGAACGGAGCGTCTTCTACGGGCTCTGCGGGACCGGGATGCGGTGCATGGCGGACCCCCGTCCCGCAGCAGGAGCGGGGCgcctgcaggaggaggatgaggaggaggaggaggaggggggggaggtgtgtgtgtgtgaggagcagcAGCCCGTCTGCGGCAGCGACGCCACCACGTACATGAACATGTGCCAGTTCAGAGAGGCGTCATTCTCCAGACCACAGCTGAAGACCAGGGGCAAGGGGCCCTGCAAGAcaggtacctgtctgtctgcctgtctgtctgtctgcctgtctgtctgtctgtctgcctgtctgcctgtctgtctgcctgtctgtctgtctgtctgtctgtctgcctgtctgtctgcctgtctgtcgtctgtctctctctctttctctgtctgtgtgtctgatcacctgtctgcctgtctgtctttgtatgtgcgtgtatctgtgtgtgtgtttatctgtgtgtgtgtgtgtgtgtgtgtatctgtgtgtgtgtgtgtgtgtgtgtgtgtgtgtgtgtgtgtgtgtgtgtgtgtcaggtctgttttcctcctcaaaCCAACTCTTTAGTGTTTATTTAACtttctctccaacacacacacacacacacacacacacacacacaaaaacacaccgtGACTCGGGCTGCTGACTCAGCAGACTCgggtcaaaacaaaacaaaaggtttgATGGAAACGACAGATGTGGAGCAAAATTCCCAGAATGCAGCTGAAGCCTCAGAGCAGAGACGATCACAGGTCCAAACTTCAAACTGAGCGTCTTCACAACGCAGCATCTGTACTCGTTATTATTGGTTATTGATTAGAACCGATCGATCGATCTCAGGTTGACCCTGAACGTGATGTCGTCCACATCGTCGCCTTTTGACATGTTTATGTCTCATGTTCATAATGATAACAGCACCTGGttcagctctcacacacacacacacacacacacaggctcataaACTGTCCTCTGGTGTGtgaccagcagctgcagcttgacctctgacctctgacctcaggagCAGCAGGTGGGCCAGGAGCCGACCTCTCGACCTGCTGGGTCGACGTCGTGCAGGaggaagcagcagctctgctcctgctctctgtgtgtttcaccGCAGCgtctgtggttttcaaagtggggtccagggaccttCGGGGGTctttgagggtcttccaggggtcctcagcaaatcGAGGACAAGTTTAAATGCGACTTTGGCATCAAAATAATTTagcaaaaaactgcaaaaactgccAGAAAATGATTATGTCCAGAAAATTTGACGtacaattaaaacataaaaatcagaaGGAATGGTGTAAATGCTTTGGAGCAGCCTCAGGCCCTGAAACACTTTGAGACCGCACACAAACAGAACCCGAGTCCTGAGGGCGAAGGGCAGCCAGGGGCAGAACACGGAGGGGCGTGGAACCCCCTGGACCAGCAGAGAACCGGGACACAGAGCCAGCTGTGTCGGGGTGAAGCTCCACCCCGCAGGGCGGTGCCGGCTTTACCAAACACACGGGCAGAAAATCCCTGTGGTCCAGCATCTCAGCCGGATCAGGTTCCACGCCCACACCTCCGTCCTGCCCGTTCtgtcctctgttctctgtcctctgttctctgttctgttctctgttctgttctctgtcctctgttctctgttctgttctgctctctgttctgttctgttctctgttctgttctctgttctgttctgttctgttctgtcctctgttctgtcctctgttctgttctctgttctctgttctgttctgttctgtcctctgttctgttctctgttctgttctctgttctgttctgttctctgttctgttctgttctctgttctgttctctgttctgttctgtcctctgttctgtcctctgttctgttctctgttctctgttctgttctgttctgtcctctgttctgttctctgttctgttctctgttctgttctgttctctgttctgttctgttctctgttctgttctctgttctgttctctgttctgttctgttctctgttctgttctgttctctgttctgttctctgttctgttctgttctctgttctgttctctgttctgttctgttctctgttctgttctgttctctgttctgttctctgttctgttctgttctgtcctctgttctgttctctgttctgttctctgttctgttctgttctctgttctgttctctgttctgttctgttctctgttctgttctctgttctgttctgttctctgttctgtcctctgttctgttctctgttctgttctgttctctgttctgttctgctctctgttctgttctgtcctctgttctgttctctgttctgttctgctctctgttctgttctgttctctgttctgttctctgttctgttctgttctctgttctgttctctgttctgttctctgttctgttctgttctgttctctgttctgttctctgttctgtcctctgttctgttctgtcctctgttctgtcctctgttctgttctgttctctgttctgttctgttctctgttctgttctctgttcttttctgttctgttctctgttctgttctgttctgtcctctgttctgttctctgttctgttccgttctgttctctgttctgtcctctgttctgttctctgttctgttctgttctctgttctgttctgttctctgttctgttctgttctctgttctgttctgttctctgttctgttccgttctgttctctgttctgtcctctgttctgttctctgttctgttctgttctctgttctgttctgttctctgttctgttctgttctctgttctgttctgtcctctgttctgttctctgttctgttctctgttctgctctctgttctctgttctgttctctgttctgttctgtcctctgttctgctctctgctctctgttctctgttctgctctctgttctctgttctgttctctgttctgttctgtcctctgttctgctctctgttctctgttctgttctctgttctgttctgttctctgttctgctctctgctctctgttctctgttctgctctctgttctctgttctgttctctgttctgttctgttctctgttctgttctgttctctgttctgttctctgttctgttctgttctctgttctgttctctgttctgttctgttctctgttctgttctctgttctgttctgttctctgttctgttctctgttctgttctgttcagccACAAATTTTGGACAACTCTCTTAGATTTAAGTTGTaaattcatgaggaaaaactgaaacacacacacacacacacacacacacacacacacacacacacacacacacacacacacacagagcagacgcAGTGTTGAGTATAAACGTTCCCTGACGGGCCGTCAGTGTGGACGGACAGATAGAACCGAGAGAAAAAGATGCGTTCCCCGCCCTCAGAGTCTCTGCTGCAATGACTTGTtgaagagaacagagagaacaggagTCACtgtgtttctcacacacactcacacacattcacacacacacacacacacacacacacactcacacacacacacacacacacacacacacacacacacaggctggggACAGGGGCACTCTGTAATTTAGCTGTAATTTCAGAGCTGCTGCCTCAGTTTCTTAGAGAGCCACAGCTTCTCTGCGTTAACCCTTTCAGAGCCGCAGACTTCCTCCCAAACCTCGGAGACGACGAGGAACGACgagtaaacaaacaacaacaaacaaggaaatgacctgaaaatgagccACAACCAGGTTTTCTTGTaacatcatttaaaatatataattatgatCATTACAAACACAGTTATTCATTCTATTTCTACGGTTTCTAAATCTTCAGGGGTCAGAATTTAGAAACAGCTGATCGCAGAACAACACGaccggccaatcagagccgAGCTGTGACACCACTCAGCTGTTTTAGTCtataacctgtgtgtgtgtgtgtgtgtgtgtgtgtgtgcgtgtgtgcgtgtgtgtcagttcCCATCATCAAGGTGCGCCCTCAGAGCCAGGTGAACGGGACGGGCAGCAGCCTGGTCTTCCTGTGTGAGGTCTTTGCGTTCCCCATGGCGCTGGTggagtggaggaaggagggCCAGGACGTCATCCTGCCGGGGGACGACCCGCACATCTCCGTCCAGGTAAGACCACGCCCACATCCCCATGTCCAGGTAAGACCACGCCCACATCCCCATGTCCAGGTAAGACCACGCCCACACCCCCATGTCCAGGTAAGACCACGCCAACACCCCCATCCAGATACAGGCCACGGCCACACCCCTGTCAaggtacaggccacgcccacaccCCTGTCCAGgcacaggccacgcccacatctCTGTCCaggtacaggccacgcccacatccCCATGTCCaggtacaggccacgcccacatccCATGTCCAGGCACAGGCTACGCCCACACCCCTGTCTAGGTACAGGCAACGCCCACACCCCTGTCAaggtacaggccacgcccacaccCTTGTCAaggtacaggccacgcccacatccCCATGTGCAGGTACAGGCCCCGCCCACATCCCCATGTGCaggtacaggccacgcccacatctccatgccctctctccctctctctccagtccaGAGGCGGTCCTCTCAAGTTCGAGCTCTCCAGTTGGCTGCAGattgagggggcggggccagaggACTCGGGAACCTATCGCTGCATCGCTCGTAACAACCTGGGCTCCGTCTCCGCCTCCGCCGTGCTGGGAATCCTGGGAGCAGGTAACTCACCTGCGGCTAGCCGACAGGATCACCTGTCAGTTATTGATTTTAATGaatgatttggtgtcaaaaatattaatttgataaagaaatgaagggaggaaagagacTTAAACCTCCCGTCAGATATCAAACCATTCATTTCCTGTCAATGAACTAATTTGATTAattgactgtctgtctgtctgcctgtctgtctgcctgtctgcctgtctgtctgtctgcctgtctgtctgtctgtcagaggagCTGTCTTCCTACCTGGCTGACAGCGTGTCAGAGATGAAGGAGCTCATGGAGCCCAGAGAGTACGACCAGGATTACTACTGAGCCTCATCCTCCCACAGTCCTTTGCTTTCATGATGTCACATCCCGCCCCTCCCTCCTGTTTCCCCGTCACACCTGAGGAGCGGACAGGTGCGGTCACATGACGGACATGAGGACATTTTGATGACGCACCGAGCAGCCGTCGCAGTTTGGCGTCCCGTCGCTGAGGCGGGACAGCAGCTGAGCCCGGGGGAGCAGCAGGGACCCGTCCCGGCACCGCAGGCCGGGCGCTCTGCTCCCCGCTGATCCCGAGGACGATCATTTGGCATCAACGGGACAGGGAGcgcctttttatttattcagctttatttaacctttatttaacctcTGAGTGGCCTCATATTCACACTGACTGAGGCAGCAggtcacaaacacaaaaccaacagagagacagaggcacacagcagctgatatgatatgatgtgatatgatatgatatgatgtgatatgatatatgatatgatatgatatgacatgatatgatatgacatgatatgatgtgatatgatatgatatgatgtgatgtgatatgatatgatatgatatatgatatgatgtgatgtgatgtgatgtgatgtgatgtgatgtgatatgacatgacatgacatgacatgatatgatatgatatatgacatgatgtgatgtgatgtgatgtgacatgacatgacatgacatgatatgatatgatatgatatatgacatgatgtgatatgatatgatatgatatgatatatgacatgatgtgatgtgatgtgatatgatatgacacgacatgatgtgatatgatatgatatgatatgatatatgacatgatgtgatatgacatgacatgatgtgatgtgatgtgatatgatatgacatgacatgatgtgatatgacatgacatgatgtgATATATTTCTAACAGCAGCAGGAGACTCAGGCCCGGTGATCCAGACAAAAGTAGCCACTCGTCTTCAGCTCTCCATGTTTTTTGCAGATTCTTTtgatctgaaaatgttttaaagctCTTAGCGAGCAGATCAGCATGACATCATTATCCTGAATCCAGCCACACATATCACCCAATCACAGTCGTCTCTGTTTAATGTAACATCATCACCGAGCGCGGTGTTGGTACCTGTGTTGGCGGTGTGAGCGGCGCAGAGCGGAGGCAGGCAGGAAGTGGCTCTGCGTCTCAGCTGCAGTATAAAACAGGTTTCTCAAAGCTTCTGGATCACCGTGACAACGAGAGGCTCCTCCTCATGTGGCCGTAACCGTGCCCAGTCAGATATtaagctgcagacagacacaccccTGAACACACGACCCCCTCCAGGCTGCCgccgggacgggacaggacgggacagggacgggacgggacgtaGCGTCACGATTCGTCTTGCAGGAAATACAGgaaatatttttccaaacaTCTGTGgcagaaatgaaaaggaaatgtATTCTGGGAAGCCGGCGCTGACGTTCCAGCTCTGCAAGGCGATGGATCTCATCACCAGCTTATACCGTTACCCTGGCaacccagacagacaggctggtgatgtctggacacacaaatcaggTCACTGGTCACTTGCTGATACGAGAACGACGGCGTATTAGGAACCGTAGAGGAGGGGCTAATATTCCAAGAAAcaactcagaattttcaagattaaaatcataaatttaCGAAATCTTGAAGATTCTGAGATTATTAAGACACAAgattatgagaaaaaagtgaaaactagTTGTTCTCCTTCACTGTTTTGCTTCCCTGGCCCTCACCAGGCCGTCCTGCGGGGTCACGGGGTCGGCCTGGAGATCAGGTCTGTGaaggaaacacactcacacacctgaacctgaactgagCCGCTCTGTTTCTGTCCGACATTAAAACCATATTGATGTCAGTGTATTCTTGAAATATTATTACAGTAATCATCATATTTATGTTAATATATCCTGATATTATTCAGAGTAACCCACAAGGCGGCAACACGCCAACTTTATTACAAATAAACGTATCTTAAaatgttctgtctgtctctgctgtcacttcACTGATGGCTCTTTTCCACGAGCACCTACTCGCCTCGACTCGGTTTGGGTGGTTTTCCATGACAGCTGAGTCCCagctcgccgtgggtggagtcgtcatagcaacgcggcgcaccgtccagctccctctggactCTTTgggccaccaagctcagaaaagtctccacctcttcatgtGACCGCGGTGCCGGTTTGCTCGCCATTttctttgccaacttcagtgatgatcaatgcacACGCTCgctgctgccatttttttttttttttttttttttttttttaaatgccgggtttggttttcgtgcaggagtcgctgtCATGTGTCGTCGCTCcccgtccaatcagtggcctgcacagcgtttacgtcacatttcggctcgactcagctcgcctAGAGCCCCGGCCGAGTGggtcctaaaatgggacctgctaccaggaaccaccacctgatggaaaagctctcaaaccgagccgagtcgagccgagtcggtACAGGTGGAAAAGCCCCATAACTAACCACAGACCGCCTGGGCTCTCACGCTGCCTTCAGGCGTcttcctgtgtgtatttgtgctgtgGGACGTAACCGCtgccaaacaataaaataacgtTTTCTTCTTCTGATTCACACTTTATAGACGATGGTTTTTAATCAAAGTGGTaaaagtaaaaactgcagtgaacTCGTTCCTCTGCTTTCCCACATTTTGACGCCTCATGTGAAGGCGGCGCCGCCCCCGGACTCTGGAGGCGAAGCTGCAACGTGAcgtatttgttttcttttgtctgatGAGCCACGCTGTTTCAGACGGTAAGGGCTTAACCTCCATCGATCCCCATCCCACCTGCGGCGGGGCAGCGGGCGGCTCCACACAGGAAAGCCCTGTCGCCTGTTGTAAAAGcttcctccgccagggaaaatagtcccgtactccatcagcccaataaagtcctccacatgagttttcctaaaagcagcagcactgttggcttttcaggactttttcacactgaaacgctccctcctcctcctcctcctcctcctcctcctcctcctcctcctcctcctcctccagggaaaatagtccctaagcggggaaacgttttgctttccacagccaatcatcagctgtgtggtttctggatgttgagcagaacattatgaggcggctgccTCAAACACAGACTCCCAGtctgactctgagctgtgaaaCCTTTATTGATGAACGGTTTGTTGAcgtggaaaatgtggaggagCATTCAGATGAtcaacacacagagcacagctaCAGCTAACAGGTTAGCCTTGCTAACAGTCTGTCTGTATAACCATTAGCATGACAGCTGCATTCAGCTAACTAGCTAGTAATGCTCTCATAACCTACCTGCTGCTAGcagagcagcagtgtgtcttTGCGTCCACCTGTGGgcgctgtgatgtcatcaggacaggtgacaggtgttcaCGTCTGGGTTATGAGTCAGAGCAGCTTCGATCGGCTGGTTTCCCTTTAAATCGACGCCCAACAAGGACggccatatttatttatgtgagcTGTAGCCATGGTAACGGGCCAGCTTCTGTATTTAACTTCAGGAAAATCGCTGACATGACACGAGTGAGAACCCGCGGCGTCTTGGGTTCCCGGCAGGAGCCGCTGAGGGTTTCCTGCCAGAGCCTCTGATCCGGTCTGGACCCGGTGAGCAGATTTAGGATCTGGTCTCCGAGGGAAACCGCAGGATTTATTTTGAGCCGCGGAGACTCGGCCTCAGGGAAGCCGAGGCGTTTCCTGCAGGCCGATCTGCTCTGAGCACACAGGACAcgtccgcctgcagggggcgctgtgcgGCCTGACAGCTCAGGGCTGCAGCTGAAACCTGATGCAGGTAAATATCAGCCGAGCTGAGGCGCCACCTGCAGCCCAGCAGGGACACTGCAGCATAATTTATCCTGGGACAGGTTTTATTCTGGGACAGGACCAGCTCCAGAACCTGGGAGGTCACCTGTGGATTTTgatactggggaaaaaaaaaaaaatttaattaaattttattatattttttgtaaatcagaaaaaacacagagaacaaaacaaaccgTGAccccaaaaccaaaacaatgttttttttttttgtattgatgtTGACAAAACTCCATAATCAACTGAAAGCTGTTTGAtggtttgtattttttatacttATACTTTATTCAGAGAACAAAACTCAGACTTTTCAAGATTAAAGGAAACTTATTGaccttggatattctctgataTTAAAGTcgtacatttatgagaaaaatctcagaaatgtatttaaaaagcTTGAAAATCCTGTGATCAATCAGTCGCACgtttatataaaaaaacacagaaattctgTGATTAAAGAcgtaaattcattcattcattttccaaaccgcttatcctcacaagggtcatGGGAAGATGTagatttatgaggaaaaaaactcaaaaattctgctTTTATAAAGTTGGAAATTTCTGAggaaaaattggattttttttcttattctatGGGATTTACtaacagtgattttattttttccctgcgGCGGCCAGACACAGCGtggcagtcacacacacacacacacacacacacacacacacacactcagactgcTGCCATCTGGAAACAGACAGACGCTATGACAGACGCTCGTTGGGATTGTTCAATGTCGGGTGGTGTTTGTTATTTGTCTgatatttgtttgttatttgttatatGTTGTTTGGGTGCCGGgtgatgttgtttatttgtgcattgtgtgtgttaatgttg from Myripristis murdjan chromosome 9, fMyrMur1.1, whole genome shotgun sequence encodes:
- the kazald3 gene encoding kazal-type serine peptidase inhibitor domain 3 — encoded protein: MRAGWALLLGLSVCLSGHTCRGFPNKLPEHSDPPPDPLLDYDRLDEEFAARNGTGCGPCEPELCPAARGCRAGLVLDACGCCKECGNLEGQACDPGERSVFYGLCGTGMRCMADPRPAAGAGRLQEEDEEEEEEGGEVCVCEEQQPVCGSDATTYMNMCQFREASFSRPQLKTRGKGPCKTVPIIKVRPQSQVNGTGSSLVFLCEVFAFPMALVEWRKEGQDVILPGDDPHISVQSRGGPLKFELSSWLQIEGAGPEDSGTYRCIARNNLGSVSASAVLGILGAEELSSYLADSVSEMKELMEPREYDQDYY